Within bacterium, the genomic segment GTGCTTGGAAAAATTGAACTCGCAAAAGAGCCGGAGACTCGAGCGCCAGCTCAGAAGAAGCGGACCCGAGTATTTCATGACGCCCCAGATGTTGAAGAGGAAGATGACGGCGATGGTCGCAAGAAGAAAGGCGGTAAAAAGCGTTCGAAAAAGAGGGAGTTTACGCGAACTGATCTGGTCGATTACGAAGGATTGCCAGGTCGTCGAGTAACAAAAGGTGGAAAGCAGAAAAAGAAGGGCGCAGCAGAAGAGGAGACTATAAGCGCCGCTGAGAAGACCGTTCCAAAAGCCTCGAAGCGAATTGTTAAGATGGATGAAATTATCACCGTGGGTGAACTTGCCTCCCAGATGAGCCTTAAATCTGGTGAAGTCATTCAAAAGCTCATCGAGCTTGGAATCATGGCGACAATTAACCAAGCAATCGATCAAGATACTGCAACTATCATCGCTGAGGAATTTGGCTTTCAGGTGGAATCAGTTTCTTTCGATGAGGCTGAGATTCTCCTAGTTGAAGATCAAGAGGAGACTGGTGTTGAGTTGCCGCGCTCTCCAATCGTTACCGTCATGGGGCACGTCGACCACGGGAAGACGTCGCTTCTTGATACAATTCGAAAGAGTTCGGTTGCTGAACGTGAGCATGGGGGTATTACTCAGCACATAGGTGCCTATCAAGTAACGGTAGAGGATGGCAGAACGATTACGTTTATCGATACGCCGGGTCACGCCGCGTTTACATCGATGAGAGCGAGAGGAGCGCAGGTTACTGATATCGTAATTCTTGTTGTCGCTGCCGATGATGGTGTTATGCCGCAGACAGTTGAAGCAATTGAGCATGCAAAAGCTGCGGGTGTTCCAATCGTGGTTGCGGTCAACAAGATGGATAAAGAGGGCGCAAATCCGGATAAAGTAAAGCAGCAACTTGCCGAGCGAGGATTGCAGCCAGAAGACTGGGGTGGAGATGTGATGTTCTTCCATGTTTCAGCGCTTCAGGGAGGCGGAATCTCAGAATTATTAGAAGGAGTACTTCTTGTTGCTGAGGTCGCAGAGTTAAAAGCAAATCCTGAGCGTCGAGCGGTCGGTACAATCATTGAGGCTCGTCAAGAGCTCGGAAGGGGAATCGTTGCTACAGTGCTTGTTCAAAAGGGGACGCTCCGACTAGGAGAGATTTATGTAACAGGTGCTGAGTTTGGGCGAGTTCGTTCAATGATGAACCATAGGGGCGAAACCATTACGGAAGCCGGTCCCGCCGTTCCTGTTGAGATTACTGGACTGAGTGGTGTTCCTAGAGCTGGTGATGACTTTGTTGTCGTTGAGTCTGAGAGTAAAGCTCGTGCCGTGGCGATGAATCGCGCTGAGAAGTTAAAACTTAAGGAGTCAAGGCTGGGCGGAGGACCTGTCTCTCTTGAGGAGTTTGCCCGACAAGCTGGAAAGGCAAAAGCAGCAGAATTAAATCTGATTGTAAAAGCAGATGTTCACGGTTCACTGGAGGCAGTTCGCGATGCAGTAGAAAAGCTCTCCGGTGAAAAGGTGAAAGTACACGTGGTCTTAGGTGGTGTAGGAGGTGTGAGCGAGAACGATGTTCAGTTAGCTATTGCATCCAAAGCTTTGATTGTTGGATTTAACGTTCGCGCTGAGTCTCGAGCAGCTGATGAGGCAGAGCGCCACGGTGTTGAAATACGATTTTATCGAGTTATTTATGAGCTTGTTGATGATGTAAAGCGTGCGATGGCAGGTCTTCTCGAACCTATTAAGAAAGAGAAGTCGCTCGGACGAATTGAGGTGCGAGACACCTTTATGGTCCCAAAAATCGGACGAATTGCTGGTGGCTATGTTCTTGATGGAATCGCTCGAAGAGGTGCATACGTGCGGCTGCTTCGTGATAGTGCAGTGGTTCACGAAGGAAAGATGAGTGGTCTGCGTCGTTTTAAAGATGATGTGAAGGAAGTTCAGTCTGGATATGAGTGCGGTGTCTCAATTGAAAATTTTAATGATGTCAAGATTGGAGACGTTATTGAGATGTACGAGATTGAAGAAATTGAAGCATCTTTAGATGACCTCAACTAAGGAGTTGCAACGTTGAGTGAAAACAGACGTGTATACAAAGTCGCGCAAGCAATCCGAGAAGTTCTAGCAAAAAGATTGCTCGAAACTTCTGACGAGCGGTTGCGCATGGTAACGATTACAGGTGTGAAAGTTTCCAAAGACTTGAGAGTCGCATCTGTCTATTGGGTCCAGTCGGGCTCAAAACAGCGAATTTTAGAGATCGAGGGAGCTTTCAAGGGGGCTCGCGGTTTCTTTCGTGCGGCGCTTTCGGAGGGACTCCGACTCAGATTTATTCCCGAACTCCGATTTTTTTATGATAATACGCTCGATACGGTTGAGCAGATAGAATCTATAATGAAGGAATCTGTAGAGCGACAGTCACCCAGTCAAGAAATTGAGCAGGATGAACAAGGGGTTTGTCAGAGCACCTCTTTCGTTAAAGAGGAAGTTCGCGATGAATAAAAAAGAAGAAGCATTGGCTGCTGCGGTGGAGGTTATTTCGAAGAGTTCGTCGATTGCTATTCTGTCACATATTAGCCCAGATCCCGATGCTTACGGCTCTTCTTGCGGGCTAGCTCATATCATCAGGCAGAGCTTGCCATCCTGTGATGTTCGTCTTTTCAATGAAGATGCTGATGCAGCACGAGAAAGACTTGCCTTCTTGCCTGGAGCAGAATCTGTTGCTCATGAGACAGAGAGTTGGTGCCCAGACCTATTTATCACTTGCGATGCGGGAGAACTTAATCGAGTCGGAGACCGGTTAGAGCAATGGGTGGTCTCTAATAAAAATGTGCCACTTATTAATATTGATCATCATGAATCAAACAATAACTTCGGCACGGTCAATGTGGTTGATACCAAAGCATCTTCAACCAGTGAGTTAGTTATTGATTTGTTTCATGAATGGAAAACTTCCTCCGATAGTAAGTCCTTGTTACCAAAGAATGCAGCAGAGTGTCTTTTAGCTGGCATCCTAGGTGATACCGGAGCATTTCGTTATCGCTCGACTACAGCCGATACTCTTGAAAAATCTGCAGAGTTACTGAGGTCAGGTGCGCGTTTAGATGTGCTTACCCGACATCTGTTTGGCTCGGTGCCTTTATCTACCGTTAAGATGAATGGTATCGGTTTTCAAAAGATGAGAACGCTATGCGATGGACGCATTGCTGGTGTAGCGATTACGGAGGAGGACTATAAGAGAGTCGCTGGTGGCCCAGAAGATGCTGAAGAGTTAGCTGAGCTCCTTAGAGATATTGAAGGAGTTGAGATTTCTTATTCTGTCAGATGGTTTGATGGCAAGTGGAAAGCTAGTCTCAGGACGTCGCGTGCGGATGTAGACCTGGCAGCTGTTTCGACGTCGTTTGGGGGAGGAGGGCATCGAGCTGCGGCAGCCTTTCGCGCATCAGGAGCACTGAATGATAT encodes:
- a CDS encoding bifunctional oligoribonuclease/PAP phosphatase NrnA; the encoded protein is MNKGFVRAPLSLKRKFAMNKKEEALAAAVEVISKSSSIAILSHISPDPDAYGSSCGLAHIIRQSLPSCDVRLFNEDADAARERLAFLPGAESVAHETESWCPDLFITCDAGELNRVGDRLEQWVVSNKNVPLINIDHHESNNNFGTVNVVDTKASSTSELVIDLFHEWKTSSDSKSLLPKNAAECLLAGILGDTGAFRYRSTTADTLEKSAELLRSGARLDVLTRHLFGSVPLSTVKMNGIGFQKMRTLCDGRIAGVAITEEDYKRVAGGPEDAEELAELLRDIEGVEISYSVRWFDGKWKASLRTSRADVDLAAVSTSFGGGGHRAAAAFRASGALNDIVARLESALEKVLPLEAESAE
- the rbfA gene encoding 30S ribosome-binding factor RbfA, producing the protein MSENRRVYKVAQAIREVLAKRLLETSDERLRMVTITGVKVSKDLRVASVYWVQSGSKQRILEIEGAFKGARGFFRAALSEGLRLRFIPELRFFYDNTLDTVEQIESIMKESVERQSPSQEIEQDEQGVCQSTSFVKEEVRDE
- a CDS encoding translation initiation factor IF-2; translated protein: SAGEDVTAETSSSASGVPETDAGDVSPDSSVVGVEAGDTSEEGEVGQPEEVEEKPLKKRAGPKVLGKIELAKEPETRAPAQKKRTRVFHDAPDVEEEDDGDGRKKKGGKKRSKKREFTRTDLVDYEGLPGRRVTKGGKQKKKGAAEEETISAAEKTVPKASKRIVKMDEIITVGELASQMSLKSGEVIQKLIELGIMATINQAIDQDTATIIAEEFGFQVESVSFDEAEILLVEDQEETGVELPRSPIVTVMGHVDHGKTSLLDTIRKSSVAEREHGGITQHIGAYQVTVEDGRTITFIDTPGHAAFTSMRARGAQVTDIVILVVAADDGVMPQTVEAIEHAKAAGVPIVVAVNKMDKEGANPDKVKQQLAERGLQPEDWGGDVMFFHVSALQGGGISELLEGVLLVAEVAELKANPERRAVGTIIEARQELGRGIVATVLVQKGTLRLGEIYVTGAEFGRVRSMMNHRGETITEAGPAVPVEITGLSGVPRAGDDFVVVESESKARAVAMNRAEKLKLKESRLGGGPVSLEEFARQAGKAKAAELNLIVKADVHGSLEAVRDAVEKLSGEKVKVHVVLGGVGGVSENDVQLAIASKALIVGFNVRAESRAADEAERHGVEIRFYRVIYELVDDVKRAMAGLLEPIKKEKSLGRIEVRDTFMVPKIGRIAGGYVLDGIARRGAYVRLLRDSAVVHEGKMSGLRRFKDDVKEVQSGYECGVSIENFNDVKIGDVIEMYEIEEIEASLDDLN